In one window of Reinekea forsetii DNA:
- a CDS encoding serine-rich family protein, producing the protein MSNSDNLNRMLAEAVAAEIRKDAFWLEYNLKIDTLIKSGRSGLQDGSKVLAAAYTGGGSVVVAEIVAQGIDAFMEEMLDVHLSPDFYSTGYTTDQIDRIHAAIDAIYAIADAEAAKIYPPEEAARIEAWVGENSTRSSIEINALDLAGIVIEASENALDARYKHEDKVGQVSEYRAMHPDRLETPYYLGLEAEEARLEALSIEYAVLANEIDSNMSYFLNHLPEVYLNADGELNLDLLSRQELTDLDTSLKSLTADIKALIPQWQGGDDPRYEWTTDYFEADAPYTTTWITNPTTVSRSTAAVEWTTEYLESEAPRPTSKTTTWTTTQTDSVPVLAEETTSHTSRWTTSQTTAMPPVLVSRSTAKVVAKSTAASHTTSQGTSKTTSWTTTYSTALAPQVVSRSTAKTTSVSTATSRSTSRTESQSTSWLTNLAGYTTYFGTGFATAGTTGSSWSTNRSTSWSASKSTSFSTRKTTRRSTGGRGYGWTTSFSTSKSTSRSTSFTTSRATSSVTGTSWSTNKSTSRGTSKTTTPSASTNRVTSWSVGYTTNFTKSTDRSTAGTTSWTTRPMRSTSNTTGKPTSWLASFTTRYQRSTDYATTGSTSWMSASADRTTSWEASATVSQTTAWMTTRSSSFDRSTSQTTSYITYGSHTTSHSTANYWDTSWIEGDTVGRITYPIHATSRSTDGINPPSGAETTPVERGALQMANQTRAQATSWTTSAVSAEFAGGANRPVDKLMSSRANSVSSWITSRTTVSTTSRSTRKGWFRRKTTRWSTSAITSWMTSDGAGARTGAVAESSGDALVRSAQAFDRSMASTALVQSTAFADRWDLYGVEVNADGAQLERAESLGSSNPSSELNPIGGSSYGHLDSLGVNQSFDQWVLPNETNAEEPDVGGPEMAMLTIEAVMDADAEADLTQVPRRDPDLYLGYDT; encoded by the coding sequence ATGAGTAATTCAGATAATTTAAATAGGATGCTGGCAGAAGCCGTGGCAGCAGAGATACGTAAAGATGCTTTTTGGTTGGAGTATAACCTAAAGATAGATACCCTTATAAAATCTGGTAGAAGTGGCCTTCAAGATGGCTCAAAAGTATTGGCAGCAGCCTATACCGGTGGTGGTAGCGTGGTCGTAGCCGAAATTGTTGCGCAAGGAATTGATGCATTTATGGAAGAAATGTTGGACGTCCATTTATCACCAGACTTCTATTCTACCGGCTACACAACCGACCAAATCGACAGGATCCACGCCGCTATCGACGCGATCTACGCCATTGCCGATGCCGAAGCTGCCAAAATATACCCGCCCGAAGAGGCCGCCCGAATAGAGGCCTGGGTAGGAGAAAACAGTACCAGAAGCTCAATCGAAATCAATGCGCTGGATTTGGCAGGGATTGTCATCGAAGCAAGTGAAAATGCTTTAGACGCACGGTATAAACATGAAGATAAGGTTGGGCAGGTTAGTGAGTACAGGGCAATGCATCCTGACCGACTGGAGACGCCTTACTATCTTGGCTTGGAGGCGGAGGAGGCTCGTTTGGAAGCCTTGTCGATTGAATACGCGGTTCTGGCCAACGAGATCGACAGCAACATGAGTTATTTTTTGAATCATCTGCCTGAGGTTTATCTCAACGCGGATGGTGAGCTCAATCTCGATCTGCTGTCGCGGCAAGAGTTAACTGATCTGGACACGTCTCTAAAGAGCCTGACTGCAGATATAAAGGCGCTCATACCGCAGTGGCAAGGTGGCGATGACCCGAGGTACGAGTGGACAACCGACTACTTTGAAGCCGACGCGCCCTACACCACCACCTGGATAACCAACCCAACCACCGTATCCCGCTCCACCGCCGCAGTGGAATGGACCACCGAATACCTCGAGTCCGAGGCACCCCGTCCGACCTCCAAAACCACCACCTGGACCACGACCCAAACCGACTCGGTGCCGGTCTTGGCGGAAGAAACCACGTCTCACACGTCCCGCTGGACCACCAGTCAAACGACCGCCATGCCGCCGGTATTGGTATCTCGGTCGACGGCCAAAGTAGTGGCAAAGTCCACAGCGGCCAGCCATACCACCAGCCAAGGCACCAGCAAAACCACCAGCTGGACCACCACCTACAGCACGGCGCTGGCACCCCAAGTCGTGTCAAGGTCCACGGCGAAAACCACGTCAGTTTCCACTGCAACCAGCCGCTCAACCAGCCGGACCGAGAGCCAATCCACATCCTGGTTGACTAACTTGGCTGGCTACACCACTTACTTTGGTACCGGCTTTGCCACGGCAGGCACAACCGGTTCGTCTTGGTCGACGAATCGATCGACATCCTGGTCTGCCTCTAAGTCAACATCCTTTAGTACCAGAAAGACGACCAGACGCTCCACTGGCGGCAGAGGCTACGGTTGGACCACCAGTTTTAGTACCTCAAAATCCACCAGCCGATCGACGTCTTTCACGACCAGTCGTGCCACCTCGAGTGTGACCGGGACCTCCTGGTCAACCAATAAATCGACCAGTCGCGGCACCAGTAAAACCACCACCCCGTCCGCCTCGACCAACAGGGTCACCAGCTGGTCCGTTGGGTATACCACAAACTTTACCAAATCCACCGATCGGAGCACGGCCGGTACCACCAGCTGGACGACCCGGCCGATGCGCTCAACCAGCAATACCACGGGCAAACCGACCAGTTGGTTGGCCAGCTTTACCACCCGCTACCAGCGCAGTACCGACTATGCCACCACCGGATCGACTAGTTGGATGAGCGCCTCGGCCGACCGCACAACGAGCTGGGAGGCTAGTGCCACGGTGAGTCAGACGACCGCCTGGATGACCACGCGCAGTTCCTCCTTTGATAGATCCACCTCCCAAACGACGAGCTACATAACCTATGGTTCGCACACCACGTCGCATTCAACGGCGAACTACTGGGATACCAGTTGGATAGAAGGCGACACGGTCGGGCGCATCACCTATCCAATCCATGCAACTTCGCGCAGCACCGACGGTATCAATCCGCCATCCGGTGCCGAGACAACACCGGTCGAGCGCGGTGCGCTGCAAATGGCTAACCAAACCAGGGCACAGGCGACCTCGTGGACAACGTCCGCGGTGTCCGCTGAGTTTGCCGGAGGGGCCAACCGTCCAGTCGATAAGCTTATGAGTTCGCGCGCCAACAGCGTCTCGTCTTGGATCACGAGTCGCACAACGGTATCGACCACCAGCCGTTCGACACGCAAGGGTTGGTTTAGGCGCAAGACCACCCGCTGGTCCACCAGTGCCATAACGAGTTGGATGACAAGCGATGGCGCAGGAGCCCGAACGGGAGCAGTTGCGGAGAGCAGCGGGGACGCCTTGGTGCGCTCAGCGCAAGCGTTCGACCGATCGATGGCCTCCACCGCACTGGTGCAAAGCACGGCATTCGCCGATCGTTGGGATCTTTATGGCGTTGAAGTCAATGCAGACGGCGCCCAGCTTGAACGGGCAGAATCGTTAGGCAGTAGCAACCCATCATCGGAGTTGAACCCGATCGGCGGTTCGTCGTATGGCCATCTCGATAGCCTGGGTGTGAACCAATCCTTTGACCAATGGGTCTTGCCCAATGAGACAAACGCCGAGGAACCGGATGTTGGCGGTCCGGAAATGGCGATGCTCACGATAGAGGCTGTAATGGATGCAGACGCTGAGGCTGATTTAACACAGGTGCCACGGCGAGATCCGGATCTGTATTTAGGTTACGACACATAA
- a CDS encoding serine-rich family protein: MEKVDEANLNYFGTTLIPYLDATDAAAAQNPHGLGVLDPNHDDYIETQAIIAAWTNRTGFPNVLTAYLKGEEVELNGSTIQLQGEPTLVALDLYLQKCYQFSSTGNNEDLSTWLNRIGDALTYAEGVSEAQMYEWTTDYFEADTPYTTTWITNPTTVSRSTAAVEWTTEYLESEAPRPTSKTTTWTTTQTDSVPVLAEETTSHTSRWTTSQTTAMPPVLVSRSTARVVAKSTAASHTTSQGTSKTTNWTTAYSTALAPQVVSKSTAKTTSVSTATSRSTNRTESRSTSWSTNLAGYTTHFGTGFATAGTTGSSWSTNRSTSWSTSKSTSFSTRKTTRRSTGGRGYGWTTSFSTSKSTSRSTSFTTSRATSSVTGTSWSTNKSTSRGTSKTTTPSASTNRVTSWSVGYTTNFTKSTDRSTAGTTSWTTRPMRSTSNTTGKPTSWLASFTTRYQRSTDYATTGSTSWMSATADRTTSWEASATVSQTTAWMTTRSSSFDRSTSQTTSYISYGSHTTSHSTANYWDTSWIEGDTVGRITYPIHATSRSTDGINPPSGAETTPVERGAPQMANQSRAQATSWTTSAVSAELAGGANRPVDKLMSSRANSVSSWITSRTTVSTTSRSTRKGWFRRKTTRWSTSAITSWMTSDGAGARTGAVAENSGDALVRSAQAFDRSMASTALVQSTSFADRWDLYGVEVNADGAQLERAESLGSSNPSSELNPIGGSSYGHLDSLGVNQSFDQWVLPNETNAEEPDVGGPGMAMLTIEAVMDADAEADVTQVPRRDPGLYLGADA; this comes from the coding sequence ATGGAAAAGGTAGATGAAGCAAACCTAAACTATTTTGGTACTACACTCATACCCTATCTTGATGCAACGGATGCGGCAGCGGCTCAAAATCCGCATGGTCTAGGTGTGCTCGATCCAAACCATGATGACTATATTGAGACCCAAGCAATCATTGCCGCATGGACCAATAGAACAGGTTTTCCTAATGTTTTGACCGCATATCTGAAGGGAGAAGAGGTCGAGCTGAATGGGAGTACAATTCAGCTCCAAGGTGAGCCAACGCTGGTTGCATTGGATTTATATTTGCAGAAGTGTTATCAGTTTTCATCGACAGGAAATAATGAAGACTTGTCAACCTGGTTGAACAGAATCGGCGATGCTTTGACCTATGCTGAAGGCGTTTCAGAAGCACAGATGTACGAGTGGACTACCGACTACTTTGAAGCCGATACGCCCTATACCACCACCTGGATAACCAACCCAACCACCGTATCCCGTTCCACCGCCGCAGTGGAATGGACCACCGAATACCTCGAGTCCGAGGCGCCCCGTCCGACCTCCAAAACCACCACCTGGACCACCACCCAAACCGACTCGGTGCCGGTCTTGGCGGAAGAAACCACGTCTCACACGTCCCGCTGGACCACCAGTCAAACGACCGCCATGCCGCCGGTATTGGTATCTCGGTCGACGGCCAGAGTAGTGGCAAAGTCCACTGCGGCCAGCCATACCACCAGCCAAGGCACCAGCAAAACCACCAACTGGACCACCGCCTACAGCACGGCGCTGGCACCCCAAGTCGTGTCAAAGTCCACGGCGAAAACCACGTCAGTGTCCACCGCAACCAGCCGCTCAACCAACCGGACCGAGAGCCGATCCACGTCCTGGTCGACTAACTTGGCCGGTTACACCACCCACTTTGGTACCGGCTTTGCCACGGCAGGCACAACCGGTTCGTCTTGGTCGACGAATCGATCGACATCTTGGTCGACCTCTAAGTCAACATCCTTTAGTACCAGAAAGACGACCAGACGCTCCACTGGCGGACGCGGTTATGGTTGGACCACCAGCTTTAGTACCTCAAAATCCACCAGCCGATCGACGTCTTTCACGACCAGTCGCGCCACCTCGAGTGTGACCGGGACCTCCTGGTCAACCAATAAATCGACCAGTCGCGGCACCAGTAAAACCACCACCCCGTCCGCCTCGACCAACAGGGTCACCAGCTGGTCCGTTGGGTATACCACAAACTTTACCAAATCCACCGATCGGAGCACGGCCGGTACCACCAGCTGGACGACCCGGCCGATGCGCTCAACCAGCAATACCACGGGCAAACCGACCAGTTGGTTGGCCAGCTTTACCACCCGCTACCAGCGCAGTACCGACTATGCCACCACCGGATCGACTAGTTGGATGAGCGCTACGGCCGACCGCACAACGAGCTGGGAGGCCAGTGCCACGGTGAGTCAGACGACCGCCTGGATGACTACGCGCAGTTCCTCCTTTGATAGATCCACCTCCCAAACGACGAGCTACATATCCTATGGTTCGCACACCACGTCGCATTCAACGGCGAACTACTGGGATACCAGTTGGATAGAAGGCGACACGGTCGGGCGCATCACCTATCCAATCCATGCAACTTCGCGCAGCACCGACGGTATCAATCCGCCGTCTGGTGCCGAGACAACACCGGTCGAGCGCGGTGCGCCGCAAATGGCGAACCAATCCAGGGCACAGGCGACGTCGTGGACAACGTCCGCGGTGTCCGCTGAGCTTGCCGGAGGGGCCAACCGTCCAGTCGATAAGCTCATGAGTTCGCGCGCCAACAGCGTCTCGTCTTGGATCACGAGTCGCACAACGGTATCGACCACCAGCCGTTCGACGCGCAAGGGTTGGTTTCGGCGCAAGACCACCCGCTGGTCCACCAGTGCCATAACGAGTTGGATGACCAGCGATGGCGCAGGAGCCCGAACGGGAGCAGTTGCGGAGAACAGCGGGGACGCCTTGGTGCGCTCAGCGCAAGCGTTCGACCGATCGATGGCCTCCACCGCATTGGTGCAAAGCACGTCATTCGCCGATCGTTGGGATCTTTATGGCGTTGAAGTCAATGCAGACGGCGCCCAGCTTGAACGGGCAGAATCGTTAGGCAGTAGCAACCCATCATCGGAGTTGAACCCGATCGGCGGTTCGTCGTATGGCCATCTCGATAGCCTGGGTGTGAACCAATCCTTTGACCAATGGGTCTTGCCCAATGAGACAAACGCCGAGGAACCGGATGTTGGCGGTCCGGGAATGGCGATGCTCACGATAGAGGCTGTGATGGATGCAGACGCTGAGGCGGATGTAACACAGGTGCCACGGCGAGATCCGGGCCTGTATTTAGGTGCCGACGCATAA